The Leucobacter chromiiresistens genome has a window encoding:
- a CDS encoding M23 family metallopeptidase — translation MSAPATLVCAAAAVCLGIPVIAASSHLEAGHRAAATADTAALAAADAAAGFISGEPCALAEEVAAAARTEIASCDLDAALADARVEVAAGGPFGTVSASAHAGLPPVAEAPGGAVGANGWAWPSSEPGITQGFHDGYSIDLRTAEGSPLYAPYDGVVVTAGADGGGPPAKCIAEPTWWRGPNYTVLIRHEYRGRVLYSSHNHVAPGSPAAVGVAPGTAVRAGQTVALAGMSGCTSGPHSHFTLSTRPSNAYPDVNPYLFIGGGESG, via the coding sequence GTGAGCGCCCCGGCCACCCTCGTCTGCGCGGCCGCCGCCGTCTGCCTGGGCATTCCGGTGATCGCCGCGTCGTCCCACCTCGAGGCCGGGCATCGCGCAGCCGCGACGGCCGATACCGCTGCGCTCGCCGCAGCCGACGCCGCCGCGGGGTTCATCTCCGGCGAGCCGTGCGCGCTCGCAGAGGAGGTCGCGGCGGCGGCGCGCACCGAGATCGCGAGCTGCGACCTCGACGCGGCACTCGCCGACGCGCGAGTCGAAGTGGCGGCGGGAGGCCCGTTCGGCACGGTCAGCGCGTCCGCGCACGCCGGGCTGCCGCCGGTGGCCGAGGCACCCGGCGGCGCGGTGGGCGCGAACGGCTGGGCATGGCCGAGCTCGGAGCCCGGCATCACGCAGGGGTTCCACGACGGCTACTCCATCGACCTCCGAACCGCCGAGGGCTCCCCGCTCTATGCCCCCTATGACGGCGTGGTCGTTACGGCGGGAGCCGACGGGGGCGGGCCGCCCGCGAAGTGCATCGCCGAGCCGACCTGGTGGCGCGGGCCGAACTACACCGTGCTGATCCGGCACGAATACCGCGGCCGGGTGCTCTACAGCTCGCACAACCACGTGGCTCCGGGATCGCCCGCGGCCGTCGGAGTCGCGCCGGGCACTGCGGTGCGCGCCGGCCAGACGGTCGCGCTGGCGGGGATGAGCGGCTGCACCTCCGGGCCGCACTCGCACTTCACGCTCTCGACCCGCCCCTCCAACGCGTATCCCGACGTGAATCCGTACCTCTTTATCGGCGGCGGCGAGAGCGGATGA
- the tmk gene encoding dTMP kinase — translation MSGTFITLEGGDGAGKTTQADMLGQWLDGRGLEVVRTREPGGTRLGAELRRLLLHGGDEIGEVDARAEALLYAADRAQHVAKIVRPALERDAVVVQDRYIDSSLAYQGAGRVLDVEEVRRISEWAAGGLWPHLTILLDLDPETSAGRRRARGGSADRLEAEDAAFHVAVREGFRALAATDPHRYFTVDATLPVDEIHTRIVGRVSGYLTR, via the coding sequence ATGAGCGGGACCTTCATCACCCTCGAAGGGGGAGACGGCGCGGGCAAGACCACGCAGGCCGACATGCTCGGGCAGTGGCTCGACGGGCGCGGCCTCGAAGTCGTGCGCACCCGCGAACCCGGCGGTACGCGGCTCGGAGCCGAACTGCGACGCCTGCTGCTGCACGGAGGAGACGAGATCGGCGAGGTCGACGCGCGCGCCGAAGCGCTGCTCTACGCCGCCGACCGCGCCCAGCACGTCGCGAAGATCGTGCGCCCCGCCCTCGAGCGCGACGCGGTCGTGGTGCAGGATCGCTACATCGACTCGTCGCTCGCCTACCAGGGCGCCGGTCGCGTGCTCGACGTCGAAGAGGTGCGCCGCATCAGCGAGTGGGCAGCCGGTGGACTCTGGCCGCACCTCACCATCCTGCTCGACCTCGATCCCGAGACGAGCGCGGGCCGCCGCCGAGCCCGCGGGGGATCGGCCGACCGGCTGGAGGCGGAGGACGCCGCGTTCCACGTCGCGGTGCGCGAGGGGTTCCGGGCACTCGCCGCAACCGACCCGCACCGCTACTTCACGGTCGACGCCACGCTGCCGGTCGACGAGATCCACACCCGCATCGTCGGCCGCGTATCGGGGTACCTCACGCGCTGA
- a CDS encoding FecCD family ABC transporter permease, with protein sequence MPVAANLRRPAWARTSWLLIGCAALIVLCALSVSFGVREVAFGDIVAAFGGHDDTLAQAAVVKRIPRTVLALLVGASLALSGATMQAVTRNPVADPGILGVSNGASLAVVFGLAFFSIRGPYAQMTLAIVGAALAATFVYTVGSLGRGGATPLKLALAGAATTAAFASLISAVMLPRVDALPAFQSWQIGGVGGAEWPRIAITAPVLALGALICFASAKGMNSLALGDEMARGLGEQVFRTRLVSALGAVILAGAATAIAGPIGFVGLVIPHVCRMLIGTDHRWLLPFSALAGAGLLLTSDIIGRVVSPGSEEIQVGIITAIIGAPFFIWIVRRQRVREL encoded by the coding sequence ATGCCGGTCGCCGCGAACCTGCGGCGACCGGCATGGGCTCGTACCTCGTGGCTGCTCATCGGTTGCGCGGCGCTGATCGTGCTGTGCGCACTCTCGGTGAGCTTCGGCGTACGGGAGGTCGCGTTCGGCGATATCGTCGCCGCGTTCGGAGGTCACGACGACACGCTCGCGCAGGCTGCCGTCGTCAAGCGGATTCCGCGCACCGTGCTCGCGCTTCTCGTCGGCGCGTCCCTGGCGCTCTCGGGGGCGACGATGCAAGCCGTCACGCGCAATCCGGTGGCGGACCCCGGCATCCTCGGAGTCTCCAACGGAGCATCGCTCGCCGTCGTCTTCGGCCTGGCCTTCTTCAGCATCCGGGGTCCCTACGCCCAGATGACGCTCGCGATCGTCGGCGCCGCGCTCGCTGCGACGTTCGTCTACACCGTGGGATCGCTCGGGCGCGGCGGCGCCACTCCGCTCAAGCTCGCCCTGGCGGGAGCTGCGACGACGGCGGCGTTCGCCTCGCTGATCAGTGCGGTGATGCTGCCGCGGGTCGACGCCCTGCCCGCCTTCCAGTCGTGGCAGATCGGCGGTGTCGGCGGTGCGGAATGGCCCCGGATCGCGATCACGGCTCCGGTGCTCGCTCTGGGGGCGCTGATCTGCTTCGCGAGCGCGAAAGGCATGAACTCCCTCGCCCTCGGCGACGAGATGGCCCGAGGGCTCGGCGAGCAGGTCTTCCGCACGCGCCTGGTCTCCGCGCTCGGAGCGGTCATCCTCGCGGGTGCTGCGACGGCGATTGCCGGACCGATCGGATTCGTGGGCCTGGTCATCCCGCACGTGTGCCGGATGCTGATCGGCACCGACCATCGCTGGCTGCTGCCCTTCTCCGCCCTGGCCGGCGCGGGGCTGCTCCTGACGAGCGACATCATCGGCCGGGTCGTATCTCCGGGATCGGAGGAGATCCAGGTCGGCATCATCACCGCGATCATCGGCGCACCGTTCTTCATCTGGATCGTGCGACGTCAGAGAGTCCGAGAACTGTGA
- a CDS encoding ABC transporter ATP-binding protein — protein sequence MTEAHTLQANAVTLGYGDRTVVHDLDLEIAPGRITTIVGANGCGKSTLLRSLARLLRPSSGQIVLDGASVHARPTREVARIIGLLPQSPVAPEGIAVADLVGRGRHPHQTMFSRWSPRDYEVVADALAATGIAELADRSVDELSGGQRQRVWIAMALAQETDVLLLDEPTTFLDVAHQVEVLDLLTDLNAAHGTTIVMVLHDLNLAARYSDRLVAMKNGRVHVTGTPQEVVTVEHVEEVFGLANRVTADPVSGKPLVTPIGRHHVR from the coding sequence GTGACCGAAGCGCACACGCTGCAGGCGAATGCCGTCACCCTCGGGTACGGCGATCGCACCGTCGTTCACGACCTGGACCTCGAGATCGCACCCGGCCGCATCACCACCATCGTCGGCGCCAACGGCTGCGGCAAGTCGACGCTCCTGCGTTCGCTCGCGCGGCTGCTCAGGCCGTCCTCCGGACAGATCGTTCTCGACGGCGCCTCGGTGCACGCGAGGCCCACGAGGGAGGTCGCACGGATCATCGGACTGCTGCCGCAATCGCCCGTCGCACCGGAGGGCATCGCGGTGGCCGACCTCGTGGGGCGCGGCCGGCATCCGCACCAGACGATGTTCTCGCGGTGGAGCCCGCGCGACTACGAGGTGGTGGCCGACGCGCTCGCCGCGACCGGTATCGCCGAGCTGGCGGATCGGAGCGTGGACGAGCTCTCGGGAGGGCAGCGTCAGCGCGTGTGGATCGCCATGGCGCTGGCTCAGGAGACCGACGTGCTCCTGCTGGACGAGCCCACGACATTCCTCGATGTCGCGCACCAGGTCGAGGTGCTCGATCTGCTCACCGATCTGAATGCTGCGCACGGCACGACGATCGTCATGGTGCTGCACGACCTCAATCTCGCGGCACGGTACTCCGATCGGCTCGTCGCCATGAAGAACGGCCGCGTGCACGTCACGGGCACCCCTCAGGAGGTGGTGACTGTCGAGCATGTCGAAGAGGTGTTCGGCCTCGCCAACCGGGTCACCGCGGACCCGGTTTCGGGCAAGCCGCTGGTGACGCCCATCGGGAGGCACCACGTTCGTTGA
- a CDS encoding DUF4244 domain-containing protein, translating into MTAEYAIVIMAAVAFAGLLVAIMRSSEIRAMLVQLVENALGTAS; encoded by the coding sequence GTGACGGCTGAGTACGCGATCGTCATCATGGCCGCGGTGGCCTTCGCCGGCCTGCTCGTCGCGATCATGCGTTCGAGCGAGATCCGTGCGATGCTCGTCCAGCTCGTCGAGAACGCACTCGGCACGGCATCCTGA
- a CDS encoding CpaF family protein → MAPDENPDHPTSSGSAHSVARRSAALSRAARRSFGGLLPLLDDLELRDLVVQVRDGVGRLWLDRTGALHEVREWRAEPDAVHRLATGLIAAGGRHLDELHPCADVRLGDGMRVHAVLPPIAVGGAAVSVRLPRVSPPRFDDLVAGGLCSARTAAMLRELIVDRRNVLITGGTGSGKTTVLAALLDLAPPHERILTIEDVAELRLRHRHAVSLETRQASAEGVGEVSIDRLLREALRMRPDRIVLGECRGAEISTLLAALNTGHDGGAGTLHASRLEEVPARLEALGALAGWTPEALARQAAGALHAIVHVERTRRGPRVRAIGALELTADRLLGMRRVVA, encoded by the coding sequence ATGGCTCCAGACGAGAACCCGGATCACCCGACGTCGAGCGGCTCGGCGCACTCGGTCGCCCGGCGATCCGCCGCGCTCAGCCGTGCGGCGAGGCGCTCGTTCGGCGGTCTCCTGCCGCTGCTCGACGACCTCGAGCTGCGCGACCTCGTGGTGCAGGTGCGCGACGGCGTCGGTCGGCTGTGGCTCGACCGCACCGGCGCGCTGCACGAGGTACGGGAGTGGCGCGCGGAGCCCGACGCCGTGCATCGCCTCGCCACCGGCCTGATCGCGGCGGGCGGGCGGCACCTCGACGAACTGCACCCCTGCGCCGACGTGCGTCTGGGCGACGGGATGCGCGTGCACGCGGTGCTGCCTCCCATCGCGGTCGGGGGCGCCGCCGTCTCGGTCCGGCTGCCGCGCGTCTCGCCCCCGCGCTTCGACGACCTCGTCGCGGGCGGCCTCTGCTCGGCGCGTACCGCTGCGATGCTGCGCGAACTGATCGTCGACCGCCGCAACGTGCTCATCACGGGCGGCACGGGGAGCGGCAAGACCACGGTGCTCGCGGCACTGCTCGACCTCGCCCCGCCGCACGAGCGCATCCTCACGATCGAGGACGTGGCCGAGCTGAGACTGCGGCACCGCCACGCGGTCTCCCTGGAGACCCGTCAAGCCAGCGCCGAGGGCGTCGGCGAGGTCTCCATCGATCGACTGCTGCGCGAAGCGCTGCGCATGCGCCCCGATCGGATCGTGCTCGGGGAATGCCGGGGCGCCGAGATCTCCACCCTGCTCGCCGCGCTCAACACCGGCCACGACGGCGGCGCCGGCACGCTCCACGCGAGCCGCCTGGAGGAGGTTCCGGCTCGCCTCGAAGCGCTCGGAGCGCTCGCCGGGTGGACGCCCGAGGCGCTCGCCCGGCAGGCCGCCGGTGCGCTCCACGCCATCGTGCACGTCGAGCGCACCCGTCGCGGCCCCCGAGTGCGCGCGATCGGGGCGCTCGAACTGACGGCCGATCGGCTGCTGGGCATGCGCAGAGTGGTGGCGTAG
- the topA gene encoding type I DNA topoisomerase — MKGTKKLVIVESPTKAKTIGGYLGDEYEVIASVGHVRDLAEPSALPAELKKGAFGKFAVDVENDFAPYYVVNDNKRKTVSELKRALKGADELWLATDEDREGEAIAWHLLEVLQPKVPVHRMVFHEITQDAIEQAKRNTRDLDTALVDAQETRRILDRLYGYDISPVLWRKVAPKLSAGRVQSAATRLVVDRERERQAFRAAEYWDLTATFRPEADAADGTAFEARLVRLDAQRVATGGDFGDDGKLTARAAKAGVIPLEQERAERIAALLAEHAHGEVVSVETKPHTRRPAAPFTTSTLQQEASRKLRYSSRQTMSFAQSLYENGYITYMRTDSPSLSKQAVQAARAQASELYGAHTLPEKPRVYTGKAKGAQEAHEAIRPAGEVFQRPTSLKGKLTQGEYALYELIWKRTVASQMADAKGSTDTVTIAAQVPERANAAATAAEFTTSGTVITFPGFLLAYEEGRDENRGDKGGDQNAKLPQLASGQALGIEAPSAKGHETSPPPRYTEASLTKRLEELGIGRPSTYAAIISTIMDRGYVAKKGQALVPSWIAFSVVRLLEEHFSELVDYDFTAEMENDLDRIASGEADRGKWLGEFYFGTDAHPGLRGVVDNLGEIDARAINTIKIDDEISLRNGKYGPYLEVVDDKCEVGDDGVVKPRSVNIPDGLAPDELTPAKAHELADAEPAEDRVVGLHPETSKRIVAKNGRFGPYVTELPDEGEELPKGQKPRTASLFKSMDPATIDLDTAVALLGLPRVVGVDPESEAEITAQNGRYGPYLKKGSDTRSLPGEDAIFSIDLAGAQELFAQPKYGAKRASSALKEFEADPVSGKPIKVKDGRFGPYVTDGETNATIPRGDSVEDVDFARAVELLAIKRAKGPAKKKAPARKAAAKKPAAKKTAAKKPAAKKPAAKKPAAKTSAAASKTVDPARSAAAKKAAATRAANRAAAEAQA, encoded by the coding sequence GTGAAGGGTACGAAGAAACTCGTGATCGTCGAGTCGCCGACCAAGGCGAAGACGATCGGCGGCTACCTCGGAGACGAGTACGAGGTCATCGCCTCGGTCGGCCACGTGCGCGACCTCGCGGAGCCCTCGGCGCTGCCCGCAGAGCTGAAGAAGGGCGCGTTCGGCAAGTTCGCGGTCGACGTCGAGAACGACTTCGCTCCGTACTACGTCGTGAACGACAACAAGCGCAAGACCGTCTCCGAGCTGAAGCGAGCGCTGAAGGGAGCCGACGAGCTGTGGCTCGCAACTGATGAGGACCGCGAGGGCGAGGCCATCGCGTGGCACCTCCTCGAAGTGCTGCAGCCGAAGGTGCCGGTGCACCGCATGGTGTTCCACGAGATCACCCAGGATGCGATCGAGCAGGCGAAGCGGAATACGCGCGACCTCGACACGGCGCTCGTCGATGCGCAGGAGACCCGGCGCATCCTCGACCGCCTCTACGGCTACGACATCTCGCCCGTGCTCTGGCGCAAGGTCGCGCCCAAACTCTCCGCCGGGCGCGTGCAGTCGGCCGCGACCCGCCTCGTGGTCGACCGCGAGCGCGAGCGCCAGGCGTTCCGCGCAGCGGAGTACTGGGATCTCACGGCCACCTTCCGCCCCGAAGCGGACGCGGCAGACGGCACCGCCTTCGAGGCGCGACTCGTGCGGCTGGACGCGCAGCGCGTCGCGACGGGCGGGGATTTCGGCGACGACGGCAAGTTGACGGCGCGCGCGGCGAAGGCCGGGGTCATTCCGCTCGAGCAGGAGCGCGCGGAGCGCATCGCCGCACTCCTCGCCGAGCATGCGCACGGCGAAGTGGTGTCGGTCGAGACGAAGCCGCACACCCGCCGCCCGGCGGCGCCGTTCACGACGTCGACGCTGCAGCAGGAGGCCTCCCGCAAGCTCCGCTACAGCTCGCGGCAGACCATGTCGTTCGCGCAGTCGCTGTACGAGAACGGCTACATCACCTATATGCGCACCGACTCCCCCTCGCTCTCGAAGCAGGCCGTGCAGGCCGCTCGCGCGCAGGCCTCCGAGCTGTACGGCGCCCACACGCTGCCCGAGAAGCCGCGCGTGTACACGGGCAAGGCGAAGGGGGCGCAGGAGGCCCACGAGGCGATCCGCCCCGCGGGCGAGGTGTTCCAGCGCCCGACGTCGCTCAAGGGGAAGCTGACGCAGGGCGAGTACGCGCTGTACGAGCTGATCTGGAAGCGCACGGTTGCCAGTCAGATGGCCGATGCCAAGGGATCGACCGATACGGTGACGATCGCCGCGCAGGTGCCCGAGCGCGCCAACGCCGCAGCCACCGCGGCGGAATTCACGACCAGCGGAACGGTCATCACCTTCCCCGGCTTCCTGCTCGCCTACGAGGAGGGCCGCGACGAGAACCGCGGCGACAAGGGCGGGGATCAGAACGCGAAGCTGCCGCAGCTCGCCTCCGGCCAGGCGCTCGGCATCGAGGCGCCGTCGGCGAAGGGCCACGAGACGAGCCCGCCCCCGCGGTACACCGAGGCGAGCCTCACGAAGCGTCTCGAAGAGCTCGGCATCGGCCGACCCTCGACGTACGCCGCGATCATCAGCACCATCATGGATCGCGGTTACGTCGCGAAGAAGGGCCAGGCTCTCGTCCCGAGCTGGATCGCGTTCTCGGTGGTGCGCCTGCTGGAGGAGCACTTCAGCGAGCTCGTCGACTACGACTTCACCGCCGAGATGGAGAACGATCTCGACCGCATCGCCTCGGGCGAGGCGGATCGCGGCAAGTGGCTGGGCGAGTTCTACTTCGGCACCGACGCCCACCCGGGGCTGCGCGGCGTCGTGGACAACCTCGGCGAGATCGATGCCCGAGCGATCAACACGATCAAGATCGATGACGAGATCTCGCTCCGCAACGGCAAGTACGGCCCCTACCTCGAGGTCGTCGACGACAAGTGCGAGGTAGGAGACGACGGCGTGGTGAAGCCGCGCAGCGTCAACATCCCCGACGGTCTCGCACCCGACGAGCTGACGCCGGCGAAGGCGCACGAGCTCGCCGACGCGGAGCCTGCCGAGGATCGCGTCGTCGGTCTGCATCCCGAGACTTCGAAGCGCATCGTCGCGAAGAACGGGCGATTCGGCCCGTACGTCACCGAGCTCCCCGACGAGGGTGAGGAGCTGCCCAAGGGGCAGAAGCCGCGCACCGCCTCGCTGTTCAAGAGCATGGACCCGGCCACCATCGACCTCGACACGGCAGTGGCCCTGCTGGGGCTTCCCCGCGTCGTCGGCGTCGACCCCGAGTCCGAGGCCGAGATCACTGCGCAGAACGGGCGCTACGGTCCGTACCTCAAGAAGGGGAGCGACACTCGCTCCCTGCCGGGCGAAGACGCGATCTTCTCCATCGACCTCGCCGGAGCGCAGGAGCTGTTCGCGCAGCCGAAGTACGGAGCGAAGCGCGCTTCGAGCGCGCTGAAGGAGTTCGAAGCCGATCCGGTCAGCGGCAAGCCGATCAAGGTGAAGGACGGGCGCTTCGGCCCGTACGTCACGGACGGTGAGACGAACGCCACCATTCCGCGCGGCGACAGCGTCGAAGACGTCGACTTCGCGAGAGCCGTCGAACTGCTGGCGATCAAGCGAGCGAAGGGGCCGGCGAAGAAGAAGGCACCCGCCCGCAAGGCCGCCGCGAAGAAGCCCGCAGCGAAGAAGACGGCCGCCAAGAAGCCCGCCGCCAAGAAACCGGCAGCGAAGAAGCCCGCAGCCAAGACGTCGGCGGCCGCTTCGAAGACGGTCGACCCGGCACGATCGGCTGCGGCGAAGAAGGCTGCCGCGACGCGAGCCGCCAACCGAGCAGCCGCAGAAGCGCAGGCGTAG
- a CDS encoding iron-siderophore ABC transporter substrate-binding protein — translation MRTSRLLAAAGVAAALAIGLTACSSSPSESAPSAGGNPAEDSAFPVTIEHVYGETTITEKPERVASIAWANHEVPLALGIVPVGMSKATWGDDDDNGILPWVEEKLDELGADEPVLFDETDGIDYEAVADTQPDVILASYSGLTREEYDTLSKIAPVVAYPDVAWGTPVDEMIEMNSAALGLGAEGDALIEQLDSDADSALEAHSVLKDKKILFAYIDPSDLSQVGYYTAADTRPGYLHDDLGLPLPSIVEENADSEEFYLTASAEDADEFSDVDVFVTYGDDSLIATLQADPLLSKIPAIAEGRIAILPDATPIAASANPSPLSIPWGLDDYLAMLAAPLEQ, via the coding sequence GTGCGCACTTCCCGTCTCCTCGCCGCGGCCGGCGTCGCCGCGGCCCTCGCCATCGGGCTCACCGCCTGCAGTTCCTCCCCCTCCGAGTCCGCGCCGTCCGCAGGGGGCAACCCCGCCGAAGACAGCGCATTCCCCGTGACGATCGAACACGTGTACGGCGAGACGACGATCACGGAGAAGCCCGAGCGCGTCGCCAGCATCGCGTGGGCGAATCACGAGGTCCCGCTCGCCCTCGGCATCGTGCCCGTCGGCATGAGCAAGGCGACCTGGGGCGATGATGACGACAACGGCATCCTGCCGTGGGTCGAGGAGAAGCTCGACGAGCTCGGAGCCGATGAGCCCGTACTCTTCGACGAGACCGACGGCATCGACTACGAAGCGGTCGCAGACACGCAGCCCGACGTCATCCTCGCGTCCTACTCCGGGCTGACTCGGGAGGAGTACGACACCCTCTCCAAGATCGCTCCCGTCGTGGCGTACCCCGATGTGGCCTGGGGCACTCCGGTCGATGAGATGATCGAGATGAACTCCGCGGCGCTCGGCCTCGGCGCCGAGGGCGACGCCCTGATCGAGCAGCTCGACTCCGATGCGGACTCGGCCCTCGAAGCGCACAGCGTCCTGAAGGACAAGAAGATCCTGTTCGCGTACATCGATCCCTCCGATCTCAGCCAGGTGGGCTACTACACGGCAGCCGATACTCGTCCCGGCTATCTGCACGACGATCTCGGCCTGCCGCTCCCCTCGATCGTCGAGGAGAACGCCGACAGCGAGGAGTTCTATCTGACCGCGAGTGCGGAGGACGCCGATGAGTTCTCCGATGTCGACGTGTTCGTGACGTACGGCGACGACTCGTTGATCGCCACCCTCCAGGCCGACCCGCTGCTGTCGAAGATCCCCGCGATCGCCGAGGGACGCATCGCGATCCTCCCGGATGCGACACCGATCGCCGCCTCCGCCAACCCGTCACCGCTGTCGATCCCCTGGGGGCTCGACGACTACCTCGCGATGCTCGCAGCTCCGCTCGAGCAGTGA
- a CDS encoding TadE/TadG family type IV pilus assembly protein has protein sequence MLAALRHDERGTVTAEFAIVVPAVLAVLGLVIGGVLLAAHRIALVSASAEIARFEARGDDALAEERLNALGGRVEVEREDDGSLHCVVLRSQPAGGLLAHVTLTSRSCAARSTDGARS, from the coding sequence ATGCTCGCGGCACTGCGGCACGACGAACGCGGCACGGTGACGGCTGAATTCGCGATCGTCGTGCCCGCGGTGCTCGCCGTGCTCGGCCTGGTGATCGGCGGAGTCCTTCTTGCGGCGCACCGCATCGCGCTCGTCTCCGCTTCCGCCGAGATCGCTCGGTTCGAAGCGCGCGGAGACGACGCGCTCGCCGAGGAACGGCTGAATGCGCTCGGCGGGCGAGTGGAAGTGGAGCGCGAAGACGATGGGTCGCTGCACTGCGTCGTCCTGCGCTCGCAACCCGCCGGAGGCCTGCTCGCGCACGTGACGCTCACGTCGCGCTCATGCGCCGCGCGCTCCACGGACGGGGCGCGCTCGTGA
- a CDS encoding FecCD family ABC transporter permease translates to MTRNARLHEAPPGDGVTAILAGRRSRRTRHVSVMVLLGALLVGLFTVALMVGNTFYTLDEVVRVLFGDTVPGASFTVGELRLPRAVLAILAGGSFGIAGVTFQTLLRNPLASPDIIGISNGAGAAAVIGIIVFSADGPLVSLLALCGALLTAGAIYLLSMKGGFAGTRLILIGIGVAAMLQSIISYLLSRAAAWDIQTAMQWLTGSLNNASWERAAPLLLAVICVVPLMLSQGRALGALRLGDESAASLGVRVNPTRLVLILGAVTLLACATAATGPIAFVAFMAGPIAARLTGPGANLLAPTALVGAALVLSSDLIGQFAFGERYPVGVITGVLGAPYLIYLLIRTNRSGGAL, encoded by the coding sequence TTGACCCGAAACGCCCGCCTGCACGAGGCCCCGCCCGGCGACGGCGTCACCGCGATCCTCGCCGGTCGTCGATCGCGGCGCACACGCCACGTGAGCGTGATGGTCCTGCTCGGTGCGCTGCTCGTCGGCCTCTTCACCGTCGCGCTCATGGTCGGCAACACGTTCTACACCTTGGACGAGGTCGTTCGGGTGCTCTTCGGCGATACCGTCCCGGGGGCATCGTTCACGGTCGGAGAACTGCGACTGCCGCGCGCCGTGCTCGCCATCCTCGCCGGCGGGTCGTTCGGCATCGCGGGTGTGACCTTCCAGACGCTGCTGCGCAACCCGCTCGCGTCGCCCGACATCATCGGCATCTCGAACGGCGCCGGAGCTGCTGCCGTCATCGGCATCATCGTGTTCTCCGCAGACGGGCCGCTGGTCTCGCTGCTGGCACTCTGCGGTGCGCTGCTCACAGCGGGTGCGATCTACCTCTTGTCGATGAAGGGCGGCTTCGCCGGCACCCGACTCATCCTCATCGGGATCGGTGTTGCGGCGATGCTGCAGAGCATCATCTCCTATCTGCTGTCGCGGGCTGCGGCCTGGGACATCCAGACGGCCATGCAGTGGCTCACGGGCAGCCTGAACAACGCCTCTTGGGAGCGTGCGGCGCCGCTCCTCCTCGCCGTGATCTGCGTCGTCCCCCTGATGCTCTCCCAGGGTCGCGCGCTCGGCGCGCTCCGCCTGGGCGACGAGTCGGCTGCCAGCCTCGGGGTTCGCGTGAACCCGACCCGGCTGGTCCTCATCCTCGGCGCGGTGACGCTCCTGGCCTGCGCGACGGCAGCCACCGGCCCGATCGCGTTCGTCGCGTTCATGGCCGGCCCCATCGCGGCGCGACTCACCGGCCCGGGGGCGAACCTGCTGGCGCCGACCGCCCTGGTGGGCGCCGCGCTGGTGCTGAGCAGCGACCTCATCGGCCAGTTCGCCTTCGGCGAGCGGTACCCGGTGGGCGTGATCACGGGCGTGCTCGGAGCTCCCTATCTGATCTATCTCCTCATCCGCACCAATCGCTCGGGAGGCGCACTGTGA
- a CDS encoding type II secretion system F family protein produces MEARPVEWLRARLPRLAAATTAAEQRSEAAVVAERTAALLRGGVPAARAIALISADAPPASEVGIVGGRVADGVPVPSALAAAAEPEWRVLAVAWRLAEVCGAPLAPALQRIAESLRELDRMRERRSVLLAGPRATVRMVAALPILALLLGLLLGFDPVPVLVGPAGAVIAAVGAGLLGVGVQWSRLLQRRAAREDAIAGLPSELLWVALGGGAPPAVAMRIVVDHVDAFGAEWVPFVGFCSGSPLLATVAAAESAGVPMRPLLLEQAVAERVAAAARLEREAERLGVRVLLPLGVCVLPSFIVLGVLPVVLSMFGAA; encoded by the coding sequence ATGGAGGCGAGACCGGTCGAATGGCTGCGCGCGCGGCTTCCCCGCCTCGCCGCGGCGACGACTGCTGCGGAGCAGCGATCCGAGGCCGCCGTGGTCGCCGAGCGCACCGCAGCGCTGCTGCGCGGGGGCGTGCCCGCCGCTCGGGCCATCGCCCTGATCTCAGCGGATGCGCCGCCCGCCTCAGAAGTCGGCATCGTCGGCGGGCGAGTCGCCGACGGCGTCCCCGTCCCCTCGGCGCTCGCCGCCGCTGCAGAGCCGGAGTGGCGGGTGCTCGCGGTCGCGTGGCGGCTCGCCGAGGTCTGCGGTGCGCCGCTCGCCCCCGCACTGCAGCGCATCGCCGAGTCCCTGCGCGAACTCGACCGGATGCGCGAACGCCGGTCCGTGCTGCTGGCGGGTCCGCGGGCGACGGTGCGGATGGTGGCGGCCCTGCCGATCCTCGCTCTGCTCCTCGGCCTGCTGCTCGGCTTCGACCCGGTGCCGGTGCTCGTCGGACCGGCGGGAGCGGTGATCGCCGCGGTCGGTGCGGGTCTGCTCGGCGTCGGGGTGCAGTGGTCGCGCCTGCTGCAGCGCCGCGCGGCGCGCGAGGACGCCATCGCCGGGCTGCCGAGCGAACTGCTCTGGGTGGCGCTCGGAGGCGGCGCGCCGCCCGCCGTCGCGATGCGGATCGTCGTGGATCACGTCGACGCGTTCGGGGCGGAGTGGGTGCCGTTCGTCGGCTTCTGCTCGGGGAGTCCGCTGCTCGCGACGGTCGCCGCCGCCGAGTCCGCCGGAGTGCCGATGCGCCCGCTGCTGCTCGAGCAGGCCGTTGCGGAGCGCGTCGCGGCCGCCGCACGCCTCGAACGCGAGGCGGAGCGTCTCGGCGTGCGGGTGCTGCTGCCCCTCGGGGTCTGCGTGCTGCCGTCGTTCATCGTGCTCGGGGTGCTCCCCGTCGTGCTGTCGATGTTCGGGGCGGCGTGA